A window of the Cannabis sativa cultivar Pink pepper isolate KNU-18-1 chromosome X, ASM2916894v1, whole genome shotgun sequence genome harbors these coding sequences:
- the LOC115708695 gene encoding light-harvesting complex-like protein OHP2, chloroplastic — translation MSVATSFPYIKIPSPSSSSSLQSSSSSSSSSSSSSSCSSHSSIITNKSFPRRALIIRNSQTEGPIRRPVAPSIREPSPPSSTPLKPTTPPPSPVVAGGGIGVEDKNAVTLEFQRQKAKELQEYFKKKKLEEASQGPFFGFVGKNEINNGRWAMFGFAVGLLTEYATGSDLVDQVKILLSNFGILDLD, via the exons atgtcaGTGGCAACTTCATTCCCTTACATCAAAATCCCATCtccctcttcttcctcttcattacaatcttcttcttcatcttcttcatcatcatcatcttcttcttcttgctctTCTCATTCTTCAATCATTACCAACAAGTCTTTTCCAAGAAGAGCTTTGATCATAAGGAATTCTCAAACTGAAGGTCCTATAAGAAGACCTGTTGCTCCTTCTATTAGGGAGCCTTCTCCACCTTCTTCAACTCCCCTTAAGCCCACCACTCCTCCTCCCTCTCCGGTGGTCGCCGGTGGAGGAATTGGGGTGGAGGATAAGAATGCTGTGACTTTGGAGTTTCAGAGACAGAAGGCCAAGGAGCTTCAGGAGTATtttaagaagaagaagcttgaggAGGCTAGTCAAGGCCCTTTCTTTGGCTTTGTTGGAAAGAATGAAATCAACAATGGAAG ATGGGCAATGTTTGGTTTTGCCGTGGGACTACTAACAGAGTATGCAACTGGCTCTGATCTTGTTGATCAAGTAAAGATCCTTCTCTCAAATTTTGGGATACTTGATCTAGATTGA
- the LOC115708686 gene encoding probable serine/threonine-protein kinase At1g54610, whose protein sequence is MGCIQAKSLTQSSPGSLEKLKMENGYVGKGGIVGPRRSTGQTYPEREFGTKQHRARTVTIDDDDDGGGGDKLGSSNGSGFEDGRLIGNEEKGERNVGNVSKRISIEDENLADGWPQWLLDNVPKEVLVGLVPKSAESYDKLDKVGQGTYSNVYKARDRDTGQIVALKKVRFETSEPESVKFMAREITILRKLDHPNVLKLEGLATSRMQYSLYLVFEFMHSDLSRIISSPERLTEPQIKCYMHQLLSGLQHCHSRGILHRDIKGSNLLIDRNGMLKIGDFGLANNYNQNHKRPLTNRVVTLWYRAPELLLGATNYGVGVDLWSVGCLLAEMFTGQAIMAGRTEVEQIHMIFKLCGAPTEEYWKKLKLPSSIRSPQPYKSRLTETFSDLPISSLGLLRTLLSLDPTSRGSAASALQLEFFSTNPLACDLSGLPVIHNDDDNMDQAIDEKKIRNSRIRRSRTHRERRKKGLSSEKPEDPTAPKEVKDAEKTAEQRNTRIEEPFSTTTTTSSSSSGAYLHGQKETSSTTTTTTTSTSSSLYLPVQKENLLFSPSPVRPSNLKVSVSSHRHSDAKQTDKNLPPLPKPKIRITNYSNDNKINRSVSTREFRNLNQREHLKRYVVDD, encoded by the exons ATGGGTTGTATTCAGGCCAAGTCTTTGACACAATCTTCACCTGGGAGCTTAGAGAAGTTGAAAATGGAAAATGGGTATGTGGGAAAAGGTGGGATTGTTGGACCTAGAAGATCAACAGGTCAGACTTATCCAGAAAGAGAGTTTGGTACTAAGCAACACAGAGCTAGAACTGTGAccattgatgatgatgatgatggtggtggtggtgataaGCTTGGTAGCAGCAATGGGAGTGGATTTGAAGATGGGAGGTTGATTGGTAATGAGGAAAAAGGTGAAAGAAATGTTGGGAATGTATCAAAGAGAATTTCGATAGAGGATGAGAATTTGGCTGATGGATGGCCTCAATGGCTTCTTGATAATGTTCCCAAAGAGGTTTTAGTTGGGTTGGTTCCAAAGAGTGCTGAGTCTTATGATAAGCTTGATAAG GTAGGTCAAGGAACCTACAGCAATGTGTACAAAGCAAGGGACAGGGATACAGGACAAATTGTTGCATTAAAGAAAGTTCGGTTCGAAACATCAGAACCCGAGAGTGTTAAGTTCATGGCAAGGGAGATAACAATTTTGCGAAAATTGGATCATCCAAATGTATTGAAGCTTGAAGGCTTGGCCACCTCAAGAATGCAATACAGTCTTTATCTTGTGTTTGAGTTCATGCACTCAGATTTGTCGAGAATAATTTCTAGTCCCGAAAGGCTTACTGAGCCACAG ATCAAGTGCTATATGCACCAACTACTTTCAGGCTTGCAGCATTGTCATTCGAGGGGAATTTTACATCGAGACATCAAAGGCTCTAACTTATTGATCGATCGAAATGGGATGTTAAAGATTGGGGATTTCGGTCTTGCAAACAATTATAATCAGAACCACAAGCGCCCTCTCACAAACCGAGTTGTGACACTTTGGTACAGAGCTCCTGAGCTACTACTCGGTGCTACAAATTATGGAGTAGGTGTTGATCTTTGGAGTGTTGGATGCCTATTAGCCGAGATGTTTACAGGACAAGCAATCATGGCCGGTAGGACAGAG GTTGAGCAAATTCACATGATATTCAAGCTATGTGGCGCACCAACAGAGGAATACTGGAAAAAATTGAAGCTGCCATCTTCTATCAGATCTCCACAACCATACAAATCCCGTCTAACAGAAACTTTCAGTGATCTTCCTATATCGTCTTTGGGCCTATTGAGAACTCTTCTTTCTTTGGATCCTACAAGTCGTGGCTCGGCAGCATCAGCTCTTCAACTTGAA TTCTTTTCCACCAACCCCTTGGCATGTGACCTTTCTGGTTTGCCTGTTATCCACAATGATGATGACAACATGGATCAAGCCATTGATGAAAAAAA AATCAGGAACTCTAGAATTAGAAGATCTCGAACACATCGAGAGCGCAGGAAAAAAGGCTTATCTTCTGAGAAACCTGAAGATCCTACGGCTCCCAAAGAAGTAAAA GATGCAGAGAAGACTGCTGAGCAGCGTAACACTCGAATCGAAGAACCATTTAGTACCACGACGACTACAAGTAGTAGTTCCTCCGGTGCATACTTGCATGGACAGAAAGAGACTAGTagcactactactactactactactagtaCCTCTTCTAGTTTATACTTGCCTGTACAGAAGGAAAATCTACTGTTTTCGCCCTCACCCGTTAGGCCCTCTAATCTAAAGGTGTCGGTAAGTTCACACAGACATTCTGATGCGAAACAGACCGATAAGAACCTTCCTCCTTTGCCAAAGCCGAAAATACGCATCACTAATTACAGCAATGACAATAAAATCAACAGGTCTGTATCTACAAGAGAATTTAGAAACTTAAACCAAAGGGAGCATTTAAAACGTTATGTGGTTGATGATTAA
- the LOC115708701 gene encoding uncharacterized protein LOC115708701, with translation MLLAVEGGGFFSSSASGYSKGLALLLLGQKNKDKPMRVAPWNQYQLVDQESDPDLQLASTKNRLARGCASFVCFRRTSAGLDTKSPLKVGPAQHQDVLPDSLASDSDKNKDHAANTVDSDDASKVYLKSSLKKSSNTTSVSVETGNDSVRLSEAGSDIPGTERRKVQWTDTCGSELAEIKEFEPSEVDLSDDEYDNGTERSCSCAIM, from the exons ATGTTATTGGCAGTAGAAGGAGGAGGATTCTTCTCATCTTCGGCTTCTGGGTATAGCAAAGGTCTGGCCCTTCTTCTCTTGGGTCAGAAGAACAAGGACAAACCCATGAGAGTTGCGCCGTGGAATCAGTACCAGTTGGTGGACCAAGAATCTGACCCTGACCTCCAGCTGGCTTCTACGAAGAACCGACTCGCCCGCGGGTGTGCTTCCTTTGTCTGCTTTCGTCGCACTTCCGCTGGGCTTGACACTAAATCTCCTCTTAAAGTAGGTCCTGCCCAACATCAGGATGTCTTGCCAGATTCTCTTGCTTCTGATAGTGATAAGAACAAAGATCATGCAGCCAATACAGTTGACAGTGACGATGCAAGTAAAGTTTATCTTAAAAGTAGCTTGAAGAAGTCATCAAACACTACTTCAGTTTCTGTTGAGACTGGAAATGACAGTGTAAGGCTCAGTGAAGCAGGCAGTGATATACCTGGCACAGAAAGAAGAAAAGTGCAATGGACAGATACTTGTGGGAGTGAGCTTGCTGAAATCAAGGAATTCGAGCCCAG TGAAGTGGACCTATCAGACGATGAATATGATAACGGGACTGAAAGAAGTTGTTCGTGTGCAATCATGTAG